A window of the Candidatus Rokuibacteriota bacterium genome harbors these coding sequences:
- a CDS encoding type II toxin-antitoxin system HicB family antitoxin produces MATSSYTATLEKDGNLSVALCPELDVASQGATVEEAIANLKEAVELFLESADPNEVKRRLHSEVFVTRFDAGHG; encoded by the coding sequence ATGGCGACCAGCAGCTACACGGCAACCCTAGAGAAGGACGGCAATCTCTCCGTGGCCCTGTGCCCCGAGCTCGACGTCGCAAGCCAAGGGGCAACTGTCGAGGAAGCGATCGCCAATCTGAAAGAAGCTGTCGAGCTCTTCCTGGAGTCGGCCGACCCCAACGAGGTCAAGCGGCGCCTTCACAGCGAGGTGTTCGTTACGCGATTCGACGCGGGGCATGGGTAG